The Thermodesulfobacteriota bacterium genome includes a region encoding these proteins:
- the folK gene encoding 2-amino-4-hydroxy-6-hydroxymethyldihydropteridine diphosphokinase → MKDRAFISIGSNLGNRVSNVERAVGMLPRLCRGSKVLKSSSLYETSPWGVTDQPPFINCVIEIETGLAPLKLLEGLKAVETEMGREPSARWDPRLIDLDIVFYGDRVMDEEALIIPHPHAHRRAFVMVPMGEIAPEFTHPVLEEKAEELARTLTEEGEGDEEIKKLGEL, encoded by the coding sequence ATGAAAGACCGGGCCTTCATCTCCATCGGCTCCAACCTCGGCAACAGGGTGTCGAACGTGGAGAGGGCCGTCGGTATGCTCCCCCGTCTCTGCCGGGGGTCGAAGGTGCTGAAGAGTTCATCCCTCTACGAGACCTCCCCCTGGGGCGTTACGGACCAGCCCCCCTTCATAAATTGCGTAATAGAGATAGAGACCGGGCTCGCCCCGCTCAAACTCCTCGAAGGGCTCAAGGCCGTGGAGACGGAGATGGGCCGTGAGCCTTCGGCCCGGTGGGACCCCCGGCTGATAGACCTGGATATCGTCTTCTATGGCGACAGGGTTATGGACGAGGAGGCCCTTATCATCCCGCACCCGCACGCCCACAGGAGGGCGTTCGTCATGGTCCCCATGGGCGAGATAGCGCCCGAGTTCACCCACCCCGTGCTGGAGGAAAAGGCGGAGGAGCTGGCCCGGACCCTTACTGAAGAGGGGGAGGGGGATGAGGAAATAAAGAAGTTGGGGGAGCTATGA
- a CDS encoding LL-diaminopimelate aminotransferase yields MSESYIQNLFAGRIGGRKFGKDTAVYKFEKIKRAKAEAREKDPSRELLDLGVGEPDDMAFPMVVEALRIECAKPENRGYADNGIRELKAAAAIYMERVFGVGDIDPEREVLHSIGSKPALAMLPDAFIDEGDVTLMTVPGYPVMATHTEWHGGKVVKLKLLEENGFLPDLDSIGKEDLKKAKLLYLNYPNNPTGAVATVEFFEKVVEFARANDIVVVHDAAYAALSFDGKPLSFLSIDGAKDVGVEIHSFSKAFNMTGWRLAFLVGSEKVIGAFAHVKDNYDSGQFIAIQKAGVYALEHAEITDKIATRYRKRLKLMVEALTDAGFSAAMPRGSFYLYVKAPVGAGKDVKFKSAEDASQYLIKEAHISTVPWDDAGSYLRFSATFQANSEAGERRVAEELGARLKALDLEF; encoded by the coding sequence ATGTCTGAAAGCTACATACAGAACCTTTTCGCCGGGAGGATAGGCGGCAGGAAGTTCGGCAAGGATACGGCGGTCTACAAGTTCGAGAAGATAAAGAGGGCAAAGGCCGAGGCCAGGGAGAAGGACCCGTCCAGGGAGCTCCTCGACCTCGGCGTGGGCGAGCCGGACGACATGGCCTTTCCCATGGTGGTCGAGGCCTTGAGGATAGAGTGCGCCAAGCCGGAGAACAGGGGCTACGCGGATAACGGCATACGGGAGTTGAAGGCCGCCGCCGCCATCTATATGGAGCGGGTCTTCGGCGTCGGGGATATAGACCCGGAGAGGGAGGTCCTCCACTCCATAGGCTCGAAGCCCGCGCTCGCCATGCTCCCGGACGCCTTCATAGACGAGGGCGACGTAACGCTCATGACCGTACCGGGCTATCCCGTCATGGCCACCCACACCGAGTGGCACGGCGGGAAGGTCGTTAAGCTGAAGCTCCTGGAGGAGAACGGCTTCCTGCCCGACCTGGACTCGATAGGGAAGGAAGACTTGAAGAAGGCGAAGCTTCTCTATCTGAACTACCCGAACAACCCGACCGGTGCCGTGGCCACCGTGGAGTTCTTCGAAAAGGTCGTGGAGTTCGCGCGCGCGAACGACATAGTCGTCGTGCACGACGCGGCCTACGCGGCCCTCTCTTTCGACGGAAAGCCTCTGAGCTTCCTCTCAATCGACGGCGCGAAGGACGTGGGCGTGGAGATACATTCCTTCTCCAAGGCGTTCAACATGACCGGCTGGAGGCTCGCCTTCCTCGTCGGCTCGGAGAAGGTTATAGGCGCCTTCGCGCACGTGAAGGACAACTACGACTCGGGCCAGTTCATAGCGATACAGAAGGCGGGCGTCTACGCGCTGGAGCACGCGGAGATAACCGATAAGATAGCGACGAGGTACAGGAAGAGGCTAAAACTCATGGTCGAGGCCCTCACCGACGCCGGTTTTTCCGCGGCCATGCCCAGGGGCTCGTTCTACCTTTACGTAAAGGCCCCGGTCGGGGCGGGCAAGGATGTGAAGTTCAAGAGCGCCGAGGACGCCTCGCAGTACCTCATAAAGGAGGCCCACATCTCGACCGTGCCGTGGGACGACGCCGGGAGCTATCTACGCTTTTCCGCCACCTTCCAGGCGAATAGCGAGGCGGGCGAGCGGAGGGTCGCCGAAGAGCTCGGGGCCAGGCTCAAGGCGCTCGACCTGGAGTTCTGA
- a CDS encoding fumarylacetoacetate hydrolase family protein — protein MKVARFQSGNNTPFGIVEDGLIYEVEEGSLNKGKEARKLDEVKLLSPVTPTKVVAIGLNYKAHAAEFDKPLPEEPMLFLKPPSSVIGPGDDIRYPSHMSRRVDYEGELGVVIGVVTKDVSVEKARNCIFGYTCFNDVTARDLQGKDVQYTRAKGFDTFAPMGPWLEADIDPTDVRVETFLNGEKRQDTSTSDMIFNVFELISFVSRVMTLMPGDVIATGTPSGVGKMKPGDEVEVRIEGIGSLKNKVVEG, from the coding sequence ATGAAGGTAGCGAGATTCCAGTCGGGGAACAACACCCCGTTCGGCATAGTGGAGGATGGCCTCATATACGAGGTCGAGGAGGGGAGTCTCAATAAGGGGAAAGAGGCCCGCAAGCTTGATGAGGTCAAGCTCCTCTCTCCGGTCACGCCGACCAAGGTCGTGGCCATAGGGTTGAACTACAAGGCCCACGCCGCGGAGTTCGACAAGCCGCTCCCCGAGGAGCCGATGCTCTTCCTTAAACCTCCCAGCTCCGTCATAGGTCCGGGCGACGATATACGCTACCCCTCGCACATGTCCCGGCGCGTGGACTACGAGGGGGAGCTCGGGGTGGTCATAGGCGTGGTGACGAAGGACGTCTCGGTAGAGAAAGCGCGGAACTGCATCTTCGGCTACACGTGCTTCAACGACGTAACGGCCCGGGACCTTCAGGGCAAGGACGTACAGTACACCCGCGCCAAGGGGTTCGACACCTTCGCGCCCATGGGGCCGTGGTTGGAGGCGGACATAGACCCCACCGACGTACGGGTCGAGACCTTCCTTAACGGCGAGAAGCGGCAGGACACGAGCACCTCGGACATGATATTCAACGTCTTCGAGCTTATAAGTTTCGTCTCGCGCGTGATGACGCTCATGCCGGGCGACGTCATAGCCACCGGCACCCCGTCGGGCGTCGGCAAGATGAAGCCGGGCGACGAGGTCGAGGTAAGGATAGAGGGGATAGGCAGCCTCAAGAACAAGGTCGTGGAAGGCTGA